A single genomic interval of Tsukamurella paurometabola harbors:
- the pstB gene encoding phosphate ABC transporter ATP-binding protein PstB, with translation MAKRLDIKDLNIYYGAFHAVQDVSLTVPPNSVTAFIGPSGCGKSTVLRSINRMHEVTPGARVDGHITLDGADIYGAGVDPVGVRKTIGMVFQRPNPFPTMSIRDNVVAGLKLQGIRSKSKLDEVAEQSLRGANLWGEVKDRLNKPGGGLSGGQQQRLCIARAIAVSPDVLLMDEPCSALDPISTLAIEDLIGELKQKYTIVIVTHNMQQAARVSDQTAFFNLEATGKPGRLIEINPTEKMFSNPDEQATEDYISGRFG, from the coding sequence ATGGCGAAGCGCCTGGACATCAAGGACCTGAACATCTACTACGGCGCGTTCCACGCGGTGCAGGACGTCTCCCTGACGGTGCCGCCGAACTCCGTCACCGCGTTCATCGGGCCGTCCGGCTGCGGTAAGTCGACGGTGCTCCGGTCGATCAACCGCATGCACGAGGTGACCCCGGGCGCCCGCGTCGACGGGCACATCACGCTCGACGGTGCCGACATCTACGGTGCCGGCGTGGACCCGGTGGGCGTGCGGAAGACCATCGGCATGGTCTTCCAGCGGCCCAATCCGTTCCCGACCATGTCGATCCGCGACAACGTGGTGGCGGGGCTCAAGCTGCAGGGCATCCGCAGCAAGTCCAAGCTCGACGAGGTGGCCGAGCAGTCGCTGCGCGGCGCGAACCTGTGGGGCGAGGTCAAGGACCGCCTGAACAAGCCGGGCGGCGGCCTCTCCGGCGGTCAGCAGCAGCGCCTGTGCATCGCCCGCGCGATCGCCGTCAGCCCCGACGTGCTGCTCATGGACGAGCCCTGCTCGGCGCTCGATCCGATCTCGACGCTCGCCATCGAGGACCTGATCGGCGAGCTCAAGCAGAAGTACACGATCGTCATCGTCACGCACAACATGCAGCAGGCGGCCCGCGTCTCCGACCAGACCGCCTTCTTCAACCTCGAGGCCACCGGCAAGCCCGGCCGGCTCATCGAGATCAACCCGACGGAGAAGATGTTCTCCAACCCGGACGAGCAGGCCACCGAGGACTACATCTCGGGCCGCTTCGGCTGA
- a CDS encoding FHA domain-containing protein, with protein sequence MTSQPPTGDRYSTVLPGDRVVARVGEAVLFVDAPAVGGPAAVAELRAALEADGDRAPVLRGRTGPAFAVVEFGDGTARALLRGVAGADEERSITVAIFGSATAAAPEHVLHAGADFAERVAPLAPGSVVTVTVGPPPPPAPVCGPAALRLDDGAVPGAGVVLWSEASLRPEAEGEIATDVFPADAPTNEEPTGVSPLFAATEYDVEVGDVSAAVAAGPLVEGRRCAFGHLNAPVAAYCTRCGALVDRRLPLETGPRPPLGLLVADDGTAFVVENDMVIGRDPAAFVAQRAGRPPGGGRLAPVVLPDRTGALSRAHLEIRIDGWQVLAVDVGSANGTWVRPPGAAQPLRLPPGQPVPLGVGSDIHLGGRMLQLQDGVGS encoded by the coding sequence ATGACATCGCAGCCCCCGACCGGCGACCGGTACAGCACCGTGCTGCCCGGCGACCGCGTGGTCGCGCGGGTCGGCGAGGCGGTCCTGTTCGTGGACGCGCCGGCCGTCGGCGGCCCCGCCGCGGTCGCGGAGCTGCGCGCCGCCCTCGAGGCCGACGGTGACCGCGCCCCGGTCCTGCGCGGCCGCACCGGTCCGGCCTTCGCCGTGGTCGAGTTCGGGGACGGCACGGCGCGCGCCCTGCTCCGGGGCGTCGCGGGCGCCGACGAGGAGCGGTCCATCACCGTCGCGATCTTCGGGTCCGCGACGGCCGCCGCGCCCGAGCACGTCCTGCACGCCGGCGCCGACTTCGCCGAGCGCGTCGCCCCCCTCGCACCGGGCTCGGTCGTCACCGTCACCGTCGGGCCGCCGCCCCCGCCCGCCCCGGTGTGCGGGCCGGCCGCCCTGCGCCTCGACGACGGCGCCGTGCCGGGCGCGGGTGTCGTGCTGTGGTCCGAGGCCTCGCTGCGGCCCGAGGCGGAGGGGGAGATCGCGACCGACGTCTTCCCCGCGGATGCGCCGACCAACGAGGAACCGACCGGCGTGAGCCCCCTGTTCGCCGCCACGGAGTACGACGTGGAGGTCGGCGACGTGAGTGCGGCCGTGGCCGCGGGGCCGCTGGTGGAGGGGCGGCGCTGCGCCTTCGGGCACCTCAACGCGCCGGTCGCCGCCTACTGCACGCGGTGCGGCGCGCTCGTCGACCGCCGGCTGCCGCTGGAGACCGGCCCCCGCCCGCCCCTCGGACTGCTGGTCGCCGACGACGGCACCGCCTTCGTCGTGGAGAACGACATGGTGATCGGCCGCGACCCGGCCGCGTTCGTGGCGCAGCGCGCGGGGCGCCCGCCGGGCGGCGGGCGGCTCGCGCCCGTCGTACTGCCGGACCGTACGGGCGCACTGTCGCGCGCGCACCTGGAGATCCGCATCGACGGCTGGCAGGTGCTCGCCGTCGATGTGGGCTCGGCGAACGGCACGTGGGTGCGGCCCCCGGGCGCGGCGCAGCCGCTCCGCCTGCCGCCGGGGCAGCCCGTGCCGTTGGGCGTGGGCTCCGACATCCACCTCGGCGGCCGGATGCTGCAGCTCCAGGACGGCGTCGGTTCCTGA
- the phoU gene encoding phosphate signaling complex protein PhoU: protein MRNAYIQQMAAFNDILGDICDKSGIAMEKATNSLLQADLALAEEVITEHDEIVRLSRRAEEEAFSLLALQAPVASDLRVVVSGFQIVADVDRMGALALHVAKVTRRRFPNKTLPEEVNGYFAEMGRLAVELANSAREVLVTQDPKQAAEIEEQDDAMDDLHRHLFTVLMDRGWKHGVAAAVDVTLLGRYYERFADHAVEIGRRVIFQATGSPEPTADISK from the coding sequence ATGCGTAATGCGTACATCCAGCAGATGGCTGCTTTCAACGACATCCTCGGTGATATCTGCGACAAGTCGGGTATCGCCATGGAGAAGGCGACCAACTCGCTGCTCCAGGCCGACCTCGCACTCGCCGAGGAGGTCATCACCGAACACGACGAGATCGTCCGGCTGAGCCGCCGCGCCGAGGAGGAGGCGTTCTCGCTCCTCGCGCTGCAGGCGCCCGTCGCCAGCGATCTGCGCGTCGTGGTCTCCGGCTTCCAGATCGTCGCCGACGTCGACCGGATGGGCGCGCTGGCGCTGCACGTCGCGAAGGTCACCCGCCGCCGGTTCCCGAACAAGACCCTCCCCGAGGAGGTCAACGGCTACTTCGCCGAGATGGGCCGCCTCGCGGTCGAGCTGGCGAACTCCGCGCGCGAGGTCCTGGTCACCCAGGACCCGAAGCAGGCCGCGGAGATCGAGGAGCAGGACGACGCGATGGACGACCTGCACCGCCACCTGTTCACCGTCCTCATGGACCGCGGGTGGAAGCACGGCGTCGCCGCCGCCGTCGACGTGACGCTGCTGGGCCGCTACTACGAGCGCTTCGCCGACCACGCCGTGGAGATCGGCCGCCGCGTGATCTTCCAGGCCACCGGCAGCCCCGAGCCCACCGCGGACATCTCCAAGTAG
- the dusB gene encoding tRNA dihydrouridine synthase DusB: MTTATTQPKLRIGRFELDSPVVLAPMAGVTNVAFRSLCRELERERSGTVAGLYVCEMVTARALVERHPVTMHMTTFAPDEDPRSLQLYTVDAKWTYEAARMIAEEGLADHLDMNFGCPVPKVTRRGGGSALPYKRNLFASIVDAAVRGIADGSPAGAPEIPVTVKFRVGIDDEHHTHLDAGRIAAEQGAVAVALHARTAAQRYSGQADWDEITRLKEHVHHHFGDTVPVLGNGDIFAAEDAVTMMERTGCDGVVVGRGCLGRPWLFSELSAALNGTPMPTPPHLGEVTDIMYRHGELLAAHHGEDKGMREIRKHVAWYLRGFPAGGELRTRLATVKTLADLRALLDTLPHDVPFPKDAEGPRGRQGTPGKVVLPDGWLDDPWETGAAAMPGAEEETSGG, translated from the coding sequence ATGACCACAGCCACGACGCAGCCCAAACTGCGCATCGGCCGGTTCGAGCTGGACTCCCCCGTCGTGCTCGCGCCGATGGCGGGCGTCACCAACGTGGCCTTCCGCAGCCTGTGCCGCGAGCTGGAACGGGAGCGGTCGGGCACCGTCGCCGGGCTGTACGTGTGCGAGATGGTCACCGCCCGCGCGCTCGTCGAGCGGCACCCGGTCACGATGCACATGACCACCTTCGCCCCCGACGAGGACCCGCGCAGCCTGCAGCTGTACACCGTCGACGCGAAGTGGACCTACGAGGCCGCCCGGATGATCGCCGAGGAGGGCCTCGCCGACCACCTCGACATGAACTTCGGCTGCCCCGTCCCCAAGGTCACCCGCCGCGGCGGCGGTTCCGCGCTGCCCTACAAGCGCAACCTGTTCGCGAGCATCGTCGACGCCGCTGTCCGCGGCATCGCCGACGGCTCCCCCGCGGGCGCCCCGGAGATCCCCGTCACCGTGAAGTTCCGCGTGGGCATCGACGACGAGCACCACACCCACCTCGACGCCGGCCGGATCGCCGCCGAACAGGGCGCGGTCGCCGTCGCGCTGCACGCCCGCACGGCCGCGCAGCGCTACTCGGGCCAGGCCGACTGGGACGAGATCACCCGGCTCAAGGAGCATGTGCACCACCACTTCGGCGACACCGTTCCCGTGCTGGGCAACGGCGACATCTTCGCCGCGGAGGACGCCGTGACGATGATGGAGCGCACCGGCTGCGACGGCGTCGTCGTGGGCCGCGGCTGTCTGGGCCGGCCGTGGCTGTTCTCGGAGCTCTCCGCCGCGCTCAACGGCACCCCGATGCCGACGCCGCCGCACCTCGGCGAGGTCACCGACATCATGTACCGCCACGGCGAGCTGCTGGCCGCGCACCACGGCGAGGACAAGGGCATGCGGGAGATCCGCAAGCACGTCGCCTGGTACCTCCGCGGCTTCCCCGCCGGCGGCGAACTGCGCACGCGCCTCGCCACGGTCAAGACCCTCGCCGACCTGCGCGCACTGCTCGACACGTTGCCTCACGACGTGCCCTTCCCCAAGGACGCCGAGGGTCCCCGCGGCCGGCAGGGCACGCCCGGCAAGGTCGTGCTGCCCGACGGTTGGCTCGACGACCCGTGGGAGACCGGCGCCGCGGCGATGCCGGGCGCCGAGGAGGAGACCAGCGGCGGTTAA
- a CDS encoding acyl-ACP desaturase, with translation MMSTRQLTQLELLKELSGVAEDNVNRHLSMTKDWNPHDYIPWSDGKNYAALGGSDYDPEESQLDDVAKAAMITNLLTEDNLPTYHREIAANFSMDDAWGHWVGRWTAEENRHGIAMRDYLVVTRGVDPVKLEQARMIHMTNGWDPQGKVAAHTEEKMTMLHSVAYVTFQELATRVSHRNTGKVCADPIADKMLQRIAADENLHMIFYRNISAAGLDLVPDQAIRSITDTIKHFEMPGAGMPDFRRNGVLMAKHGIYDLRQHKDEVVMPVLRKWKIFERTDFGPEGEKTREELATFLDELEAAAVKFEEMRDRSLAREAAKREKAGLAV, from the coding sequence ATGATGTCGACCCGCCAACTGACCCAGCTGGAGCTTCTGAAGGAGCTCTCCGGTGTCGCCGAGGACAACGTCAACCGCCATCTCTCGATGACGAAGGACTGGAACCCCCACGACTACATCCCCTGGTCGGACGGCAAGAACTACGCCGCACTCGGCGGGTCGGACTACGACCCCGAGGAGAGCCAGCTCGACGACGTGGCCAAGGCCGCCATGATCACCAACCTCCTCACCGAGGACAACCTCCCCACCTACCACCGGGAGATCGCCGCCAACTTCTCCATGGACGACGCCTGGGGCCACTGGGTCGGCCGCTGGACCGCCGAGGAGAACCGCCACGGCATCGCCATGCGCGACTACCTCGTCGTCACCCGCGGCGTCGACCCGGTCAAGCTCGAGCAGGCCCGCATGATCCACATGACCAACGGCTGGGACCCGCAGGGCAAGGTGGCGGCGCACACCGAAGAGAAGATGACGATGCTCCACTCGGTGGCGTACGTGACCTTCCAGGAGCTCGCCACCCGCGTCAGCCACCGCAACACCGGCAAGGTCTGCGCGGATCCGATCGCCGACAAGATGCTCCAGCGCATCGCCGCCGACGAGAACCTGCACATGATCTTCTACCGCAACATCTCCGCCGCCGGCCTCGACCTGGTCCCCGACCAGGCCATCCGCTCGATCACCGACACCATCAAGCACTTCGAGATGCCCGGCGCCGGCATGCCCGACTTCCGCCGCAACGGCGTCCTCATGGCCAAGCACGGCATCTACGACCTGCGCCAGCACAAGGACGAGGTCGTCATGCCCGTCCTGCGCAAGTGGAAGATCTTCGAGCGCACCGACTTCGGCCCCGAGGGCGAGAAGACCCGCGAGGAGCTCGCCACCTTCCTCGACGAACTCGAAGCCGCCGCCGTGAAGTTCGAGGAGATGCGCGACCGCTCCCTGGCCCGCGAGGCCGCGAAGCGCGAGAAGGCCGGCCTGGCCGTCTAG
- a CDS encoding response regulator transcription factor, which produces MTDATSIEVMIADDEHLIRTAVAALLDLEPDITVAAEAASGTELIALWERRAAEGRAPAVAVIDLQMPGPDGIDTAAELLRRTPGAATLIVTSHGRPGYLKRALATGVRGFLPKTAPAATLAQVIRTVHDGGRYVDPELAAEAISAGDSPLTAREADVLEFAVDGASVDEIAKRAHLSAGTTRNYLSSAMAKLGTANRYEAAVRARELGWIL; this is translated from the coding sequence ATGACGGACGCAACGTCGATCGAGGTGATGATCGCCGACGACGAGCACCTGATCCGCACGGCCGTCGCCGCCCTGCTCGACCTCGAGCCGGACATCACGGTGGCCGCGGAGGCGGCCTCCGGCACCGAGCTGATCGCCCTCTGGGAGCGCCGCGCGGCGGAGGGTCGCGCGCCCGCGGTCGCGGTGATCGACCTGCAGATGCCCGGACCCGACGGGATCGACACCGCAGCGGAGCTGCTGCGGCGCACGCCCGGTGCCGCCACGCTCATCGTCACCAGCCACGGCCGCCCCGGGTACCTCAAGCGCGCCCTCGCCACCGGGGTCCGCGGATTCCTGCCGAAGACGGCGCCCGCCGCCACGTTGGCGCAGGTCATCCGCACCGTCCACGACGGCGGCCGGTACGTCGATCCCGAACTCGCGGCGGAGGCGATCAGCGCCGGCGACTCCCCGCTCACCGCGCGTGAGGCCGACGTGCTGGAGTTCGCGGTCGACGGGGCCTCGGTCGACGAGATCGCGAAACGCGCGCACCTGAGCGCGGGCACCACGCGGAACTACCTGTCCTCGGCGATGGCGAAGCTGGGCACCGCGAACCGGTACGAGGCGGCGGTGCGGGCGCGCGAACTCGGCTGGATCCTGTGA
- a CDS encoding sensor histidine kinase, whose product MTADAGPAAAVEPPARTRLIPAPVRRAVAWWRAMPGVERYRLYTRLVLQSVMVGVVAALLISGARTWPTVLIILAGLAAVAGIEAQPDLAIRATERQRRLAWRFAVCGITAVWVAAVAAARVGGAVDEREAAVTASMVFLMASAGVIPFLRRRWLVLVPVAILTPALARGPEALPIGLLLLAVGAAFMWTSRSTVWGMQILTELENGKRLAAELEVAEERLRFSRDLHDVVGRAFSAISVKSELAATLARAGAVDRAAGEMDEVKALAVSSMEDARALVRGYRGIDLATELAGARSLLSAAGCTLRMIGAPEDVPPALHEAAAWVVREGTTNIVKHSAASQAVLTLRPSGMVLRNDGARVRSGGEGAPSGIDGLRARLRAVGADLDAAHDGDEFVLTATWEAA is encoded by the coding sequence GTGACGGCCGACGCCGGCCCCGCCGCGGCGGTGGAGCCGCCGGCACGGACGCGGTTGATCCCCGCGCCCGTGCGCCGGGCGGTGGCGTGGTGGCGCGCCATGCCGGGGGTGGAGCGGTACCGGCTCTACACCCGGCTCGTCCTGCAGAGCGTCATGGTGGGGGTCGTCGCGGCGCTCCTGATCAGCGGAGCCCGCACCTGGCCGACGGTCCTCATCATCCTCGCCGGGCTGGCTGCCGTCGCGGGGATCGAGGCGCAACCCGACCTGGCGATCCGTGCCACCGAACGGCAGCGCCGACTGGCCTGGCGGTTCGCGGTCTGCGGCATCACCGCGGTCTGGGTGGCCGCCGTCGCCGCCGCCCGGGTGGGCGGCGCGGTCGACGAGCGGGAGGCCGCGGTCACGGCCTCGATGGTCTTCCTCATGGCGTCCGCGGGCGTCATCCCGTTCCTGCGGCGCCGCTGGCTCGTCCTGGTACCGGTCGCGATCCTCACCCCTGCCCTCGCGCGCGGGCCCGAGGCCCTGCCGATCGGCCTGCTGCTGCTCGCGGTGGGGGCGGCCTTCATGTGGACCTCGCGCAGCACCGTGTGGGGCATGCAGATCCTCACCGAACTGGAGAACGGCAAGCGGCTCGCCGCCGAGCTCGAGGTCGCGGAGGAGCGGCTGCGCTTCTCCCGCGACCTGCACGACGTCGTGGGCCGGGCGTTCTCCGCCATCTCCGTCAAGAGCGAACTGGCCGCCACGCTCGCCCGGGCCGGAGCCGTGGACCGCGCCGCGGGCGAGATGGACGAGGTGAAGGCCCTCGCGGTCTCCTCGATGGAGGACGCCCGCGCCCTGGTCCGCGGCTACCGCGGCATCGACCTCGCCACCGAGCTGGCCGGCGCCCGCTCCCTCCTCTCCGCCGCGGGCTGCACGCTCCGCATGATCGGCGCGCCGGAGGACGTCCCGCCGGCGTTGCACGAGGCCGCCGCCTGGGTCGTCCGCGAGGGCACCACCAACATCGTCAAACACTCGGCGGCGTCGCAGGCCGTGCTCACGCTGCGCCCGTCGGGCATGGTCCTGCGCAACGACGGTGCGCGCGTACGCTCCGGGGGCGAGGGCGCACCGTCGGGCATCGACGGGCTGCGCGCGCGGCTCCGGGCCGTGGGCGCGGACCTCGACGCCGCCCACGACGGCGACGAGTTCGTCCTCACCGCGACCTGGGAGGCGGCATGA
- a CDS encoding ABC transporter permease, with protein sequence MTADTAAPAAAPTVGYGRHPLRALAHAEFLQFRRNKTLLFMGTVFPIGTPLLLFFLARGDAAPKPLGVAITMEMFAVFALLFVQYYSVLSMVTTRRSEGVLKRLRTGESSDLQILTAPAVPGIALTLLGAVIVAGAVYGSGGPLPVNALLMLFALAAGLVIFTLLALATSAMTKNAEAAQITSMPVMVLSMVGMANIRQILPDRLALLADWTPFAAISDLIRLGQAGIAPGAAEDAAPLGFGATFGETGRPLVTLAVWTVIALILARKWFRWDDRG encoded by the coding sequence ATGACCGCCGACACCGCCGCCCCCGCGGCCGCGCCCACCGTCGGGTACGGCCGGCACCCCCTGCGCGCCCTCGCGCACGCCGAGTTCCTGCAGTTCCGGCGCAACAAGACGCTGCTGTTCATGGGCACCGTCTTCCCCATCGGGACACCGCTGCTCCTGTTCTTCCTCGCCCGGGGCGACGCTGCGCCGAAGCCGCTGGGCGTGGCGATCACGATGGAGATGTTCGCCGTGTTCGCGCTGCTGTTCGTGCAGTACTACTCGGTGCTGTCGATGGTCACGACCCGGCGCTCCGAGGGCGTGCTCAAGCGGCTGCGCACGGGCGAGTCCTCGGACCTGCAGATCCTCACCGCCCCCGCGGTGCCGGGTATCGCCCTCACCCTGCTCGGCGCGGTGATCGTCGCCGGCGCGGTGTACGGGTCCGGCGGCCCCCTGCCCGTGAACGCCCTGCTCATGCTCTTCGCCCTCGCCGCGGGCCTCGTGATCTTCACCCTGCTGGCCCTCGCGACCAGCGCGATGACCAAGAACGCCGAGGCAGCGCAGATCACGTCCATGCCGGTGATGGTGCTGTCCATGGTCGGCATGGCGAACATCCGCCAGATCCTCCCGGACCGGCTCGCGCTGCTCGCCGACTGGACGCCGTTCGCGGCGATCTCCGACCTCATCCGGCTCGGCCAGGCGGGGATCGCCCCCGGTGCCGCGGAGGACGCCGCGCCCCTCGGCTTCGGCGCCACCTTCGGCGAGACGGGCCGCCCGCTTGTCACACTGGCGGTATGGACCGTGATCGCTCTGATTCTGGCGAGGAAGTGGTTCCGCTGGGACGATCGCGGGTGA
- a CDS encoding ABC transporter ATP-binding protein, with protein MSAPVDPTADPVIAATGLRRTYGTGASAFEAVRGIDLTVHPGEVFALLGTNGAGKTSTLDLLEGLAQPSAGELAVFGLDPHADRGRVRPLCGIMLQSGGLPAELTVRETLEMWRGTCSNPTTADAVLDRVNLRERADVRVRALSGGEQRRVDLACALIGQPRLLFLDEPTTGLDPESRRSTWRLLDELKRDGVTMVLTTHYLDEAEALADRIAIMHRGEIARLGTLREIVGGHPAEIAFDDPGVPLPALTGDWTAGADGAGRVALRTHRLQDDLHALLDWAADRGLALSGLQARHPSLESVFLTVASTDETPADPIGAPA; from the coding sequence ATGAGCGCCCCGGTCGATCCCACCGCCGACCCCGTCATCGCGGCCACCGGCCTGCGCCGCACCTACGGCACCGGCGCGAGCGCCTTCGAGGCCGTCCGCGGCATCGACCTGACGGTGCACCCCGGCGAGGTCTTCGCGCTGCTCGGCACCAACGGCGCCGGGAAGACCTCGACGCTCGACCTGCTCGAGGGCCTCGCCCAGCCCAGCGCCGGGGAGCTCGCCGTCTTCGGTCTCGACCCGCACGCGGACCGGGGCCGGGTCCGCCCGCTCTGCGGCATCATGCTGCAGTCCGGCGGGCTGCCCGCCGAGCTGACGGTGCGCGAGACGCTCGAGATGTGGCGCGGCACCTGCAGCAATCCCACGACCGCCGACGCCGTCCTCGACCGGGTGAACCTGCGCGAGCGGGCCGACGTGCGGGTACGCGCCCTCTCCGGTGGCGAGCAGCGTCGCGTCGACCTGGCGTGCGCCCTGATCGGGCAGCCGCGCCTGCTGTTCCTCGACGAGCCGACGACGGGCCTCGACCCCGAGAGCCGTCGGTCCACGTGGCGCCTGCTCGATGAGCTCAAGCGCGACGGCGTCACGATGGTCCTCACCACGCACTACCTCGATGAGGCCGAGGCGCTCGCCGATCGCATCGCGATCATGCACCGCGGCGAGATCGCCCGGCTGGGCACGCTCCGCGAGATCGTCGGCGGGCACCCCGCCGAGATCGCCTTCGACGATCCCGGCGTCCCCCTGCCCGCGCTCACGGGCGACTGGACCGCCGGGGCCGACGGTGCCGGCCGCGTCGCGCTGCGCACCCATCGCCTGCAGGACGATCTGCACGCGCTGCTCGACTGGGCCGCCGACCGCGGCCTCGCCCTGTCCGGGCTGCAGGCCCGGCATCCCTCCCTCGAGTCCGTCTTCCTCACCGTCGCGAGCACGGACGAGACCCCCGCCGATCCGATCGGAGCCCCCGCATGA
- a CDS encoding carbohydrate ABC transporter permease encodes MTATTERVEPSPKTGLAANLVPKDNLLFLLFVVPNLALLAVFTYRPLIDNVRLSFQEWSLAGVDPAKWIGLDNYREFFTKAESWQVVTVTLIFTVSAVVFSMVLGLALAMLLDQNLKGRNLVRSAVFAPFVISGAAIGAAFYFVFNPQFGAAASILAWFGIESPDFYQDPAWALFLVTFTYIWKNLGYTFVIYLAALQGLNKDLDEAAAIDGTPAWRKFWRVTLPQLRPATYFLSITVLLNSLQVFDIINIMFPAGGPQGGTTTMVFDIYWQTFRNQRAGYGATIATIMFLVLLIVTVVQVRMMDRGDDK; translated from the coding sequence GTGACCGCCACGACCGAACGGGTGGAGCCATCACCCAAGACGGGGCTGGCCGCCAACCTGGTGCCCAAGGACAATCTGCTGTTCCTGTTGTTCGTGGTGCCCAATCTGGCGTTGCTGGCCGTCTTCACGTACCGACCGCTGATCGACAACGTCCGGCTGAGCTTCCAGGAGTGGTCGCTCGCCGGCGTGGATCCGGCGAAGTGGATCGGGCTGGACAACTACCGCGAGTTCTTCACCAAGGCGGAGAGCTGGCAGGTCGTCACCGTCACACTGATCTTCACCGTGAGCGCGGTGGTCTTCTCGATGGTGCTGGGCCTGGCCCTGGCCATGCTGCTGGACCAGAACCTGAAGGGTCGCAACCTGGTCCGGTCCGCGGTGTTCGCCCCGTTCGTGATCTCCGGTGCGGCGATCGGCGCGGCCTTCTACTTCGTCTTCAACCCGCAGTTCGGCGCGGCCGCGTCGATCCTGGCGTGGTTCGGCATCGAAAGCCCGGACTTCTACCAGGATCCCGCGTGGGCCCTGTTCCTGGTGACCTTCACCTACATCTGGAAGAACCTGGGCTACACCTTCGTCATCTACCTCGCTGCGCTGCAGGGCCTCAACAAGGACCTCGACGAGGCCGCCGCGATCGACGGGACGCCCGCGTGGCGCAAGTTCTGGCGCGTCACGCTGCCGCAACTGCGGCCGGCCACGTACTTCCTGTCGATCACCGTGCTGCTCAACAGCCTCCAGGTCTTCGACATCATCAACATCATGTTCCCCGCCGGCGGGCCGCAGGGCGGCACCACGACGATGGTCTTCGACATCTATTGGCAGACCTTCCGGAACCAGCGCGCCGGTTACGGCGCCACCATCGCCACGATCATGTTCCTCGTGCTCCTGATCGTGACCGTGGTGCAGGTGCGGATGATGGACCGGGGGGACGACAAGTGA
- a CDS encoding carbohydrate ABC transporter permease has translation MKVLGYLGMLGTLLLVAVPVYFIVITSFKDRPDIFVSPATWWPPSWYPENYSYVTQEIPYWQYLRNSAIITLVTGGIKFVLGVSTAYALVFLRFPFKKVIFLVVIAALMVPNQITVISNYALMADYRNTFVGIILPLAGVAFGTFLMRNHFLSLPKEIVEAARMDGAGHLRLLFRVILPVSIPTMVAFAVITLVNEWNEYLWPFLMSDNAAVAPLPVGLTLLQNTEQGVNWGPVMAATLLTALPMLIVFLILQRQMIKGLTSGAVKG, from the coding sequence ATGAAGGTGCTCGGCTACCTCGGCATGCTCGGCACGCTGCTGCTCGTCGCCGTGCCCGTGTACTTCATCGTGATCACCTCGTTCAAGGACCGGCCGGACATCTTCGTCTCGCCCGCGACGTGGTGGCCGCCGTCCTGGTACCCGGAGAACTACAGCTATGTGACGCAGGAGATCCCGTACTGGCAGTACCTGCGGAACTCGGCGATCATCACCCTCGTCACCGGCGGCATCAAGTTCGTGCTCGGCGTGAGCACCGCCTACGCGCTGGTCTTCCTGCGCTTCCCGTTCAAGAAGGTGATCTTCCTCGTGGTGATCGCGGCGCTCATGGTGCCCAACCAGATCACGGTGATCTCGAACTACGCGCTCATGGCGGACTACCGCAACACCTTCGTCGGCATCATCCTGCCGCTCGCGGGCGTCGCCTTCGGCACCTTCCTCATGCGCAACCACTTCCTCTCGCTGCCCAAGGAGATCGTGGAGGCGGCGCGCATGGACGGCGCGGGCCACCTGCGGCTGCTGTTCCGGGTGATCCTGCCCGTCTCGATCCCGACGATGGTGGCCTTCGCGGTCATCACCCTGGTGAACGAGTGGAACGAATACCTCTGGCCGTTCCTGATGTCGGACAACGCCGCTGTGGCACCGCTGCCCGTCGGCCTCACCCTCTTGCAGAACACCGAGCAGGGGGTGAACTGGGGGCCGGTCATGGCGGCCACCCTGCTCACGGCGCTGCCGATGCTCATCGTCTTCCTGATCCTGCAGCGGCAGATGATCAAGGGCCTCACCTCCGGCGCCGTCAAGGGCTGA